In one window of Holophagales bacterium DNA:
- a CDS encoding sigma-54-dependent Fis family transcriptional regulator, translated as MSAPVKLMIVDDEPHLRSSLTFWFREEGYDVLSASGGREALMTLVREAPQILLVDIKMPGMDGLEVLRKVRETSPETTVIIMTAYASVETAIQALKDGAYDYIVKPFDPEAISRLVRKAAERYTLISENRELKARIEAAEPALVTAGGGPMARVLELVDQVAPTDTSVLVTGESGTGKELVARLVHSRSPRRFGPLSVVNCGALSEGVLESELFGHEKGAFTGAASRRRGKVEMAHEGTLFLDEIGDVPPKVQVDMLRVLQEKQVTRVGGNQSVPVDFRLVTATHRDLEDEVASGRFRQDFFFRIHVFVIELPALRDRQADIPVLAQHFLGRFASAMNRKIGGFSPAALAAMSDYPWPGNVRELQNAIERAVVLCKGDTIEASHFPFSGPAPAAVSLTLASAEEAHIRKILATMGFNVAQAARALEIDRVTLYNKMRKFGIDRP; from the coding sequence ATGTCCGCGCCCGTCAAGCTGATGATCGTCGACGACGAGCCCCACCTGAGGAGCTCTCTCACCTTCTGGTTCCGCGAGGAGGGGTACGACGTCCTCTCGGCCAGCGGCGGCCGCGAGGCGCTCATGACCCTCGTGCGCGAGGCGCCGCAGATCCTCCTCGTCGACATCAAGATGCCGGGGATGGACGGCCTCGAGGTCCTGCGCAAGGTGCGCGAGACCTCACCCGAGACGACCGTCATCATCATGACCGCCTACGCCTCCGTCGAGACCGCCATCCAGGCCCTGAAGGACGGCGCCTACGACTACATCGTCAAGCCGTTCGACCCGGAGGCGATCTCCCGGCTCGTGAGGAAGGCGGCCGAGCGCTACACGCTGATCTCCGAGAACCGCGAGCTGAAGGCCCGCATCGAGGCTGCCGAGCCGGCCCTCGTCACGGCCGGAGGCGGGCCGATGGCCCGCGTCCTCGAGCTCGTCGACCAGGTCGCCCCCACCGACACGAGCGTCCTCGTGACGGGCGAAAGCGGCACCGGCAAGGAGCTCGTCGCGCGGCTCGTCCACAGCCGCAGCCCCCGGCGCTTCGGGCCGCTCAGCGTCGTGAACTGCGGAGCCCTCTCGGAGGGGGTCCTCGAGAGCGAGCTCTTCGGGCACGAGAAGGGGGCGTTCACGGGGGCCGCCTCGCGCCGGCGCGGCAAGGTCGAGATGGCCCACGAGGGGACGCTCTTCCTCGACGAGATCGGCGACGTGCCGCCGAAGGTCCAGGTCGACATGCTCCGCGTCCTCCAGGAGAAGCAGGTCACGCGCGTCGGCGGCAACCAGTCCGTCCCGGTCGACTTCCGCCTCGTCACGGCGACGCACCGGGACCTCGAGGACGAGGTCGCCTCGGGGCGTTTCCGGCAGGACTTCTTCTTCCGGATCCACGTCTTCGTCATCGAGCTCCCCGCGCTCCGCGATCGCCAGGCCGACATCCCCGTCCTCGCCCAGCACTTCCTCGGCCGCTTCGCCAGCGCGATGAACCGCAAGATCGGCGGCTTCTCGCCGGCAGCCCTCGCCGCGATGTCCGACTACCCCTGGCCCGGCAACGTCCGCGAGCTGCAGAACGCCATCGAGCGCGCCGTCGTCCTCTGCAAGGGGGACACCATAGAGGCCTCGCACTTCCCCTTCAGCGGGCCCGCGCCGGCGGCGGTGTCGCTGACGCTCGCCTCCGCCGAGGAAGCGCACATCCGTAAGATCCTCGCCACGATGGGATTCAACGTCGCGCAGGCCGCCCGGGCGCTCGAGATCGACCGCGTGACGCTCTACAACAAGATGCGGAAGTTCGGTATCGACCGACCGTGA
- a CDS encoding PD40 domain-containing protein: MKARLPRLALLAASLAALLLPAGPARSSVPDGPPEARLLRFPDVRGDAVVFVYAGDVWRAPVSGGAAHRLTAHPGLELFPKLSHDGKWIAFSAEYTGTRQVWVMPAWGGPPKQLTFATDVGPLPPRGGWDNWILGWTKDGEVLVRMNRVPWNNRMGRYYLVDPKGGLETPLEIPEGGSASFSPDGTRLAYCPVDREFRTWKRTKGGRAQDVWTYDFAAKKSERLTTWEGTDNFPMWWGDAVYFTSDREKTLNLWRHDLKTRETRKLTSFTEFDVLWPSLGDGKIVFMNGGLLFTLDLATEKTARVPITLGSDRAATVPAFRDVSPNVAGTALSPSGARVVLDARGDLYSVPGKDGATRNLTATPSVRERDPAWSRDGKWIAYLSDETGEYEIWIRPQDGSGAPRRLTTDGAPWKFRPVFSPDGTKIAWGDRSQRLRVVDVATAKVTDADRSGFEDIDVYSFSPDSRWLVYEKSHPTRLPGLWVHALESGKSFALGDGLTADFSPAFSADGKYLFFLSNRDFTPAFSAFEFSYVYPKATRVYAAALAPSVPHLFPPKSDEEKGKEEGSGKDDPKPGARQAKEHGKDRGKPEKAEAKKTVPTRVEIVADGFVARTVALPGVIPDEIRSLSASAGAVFYLRGKEGEEALSRYDLEERKEEKVLDSVASYTLSADGKKLLWHSGKDRGICEARAGLSSGSGKLDLSGLRVKLDLGTEWAQIWTDGTRIVRDWFYDPGLHGVDWPVLLARYGALVPYVADRADLDFLLGELVSELEAGHTYVSSGDDPKVERVPGGFLGCEFEADPAGRFRISRVFPGENWDEASRSPLTEPGANVAEGEFLLAIDGTDLTTADNPFRLLEGKAKRAVTLLVSRTPTREGARSVTVRTIASEQGLRYLDWVKSRMALVDRLSGGRVGYIHLPDTALAGNRMLQKLFYSQAGKPALLIDDRYNGGGFIPDRMIEMLSRTTLAFWARRGVDAMRTPGFAHDGPKAMLINGYSASGGDALPYFFRKEGLGLLVGTRTWGGLIGLSGNAKFVDGGSVDVPTFRIYDHDGRWVVENEGVAPDVEVFDTAEKRLSGGDPSLEKGVEILLEALSNRPAERVKAPSPPRVAR; encoded by the coding sequence ATGAAGGCCCGCCTCCCCCGCCTCGCGCTCCTGGCCGCGTCCCTCGCGGCTCTCCTCCTGCCGGCCGGCCCGGCCCGTTCCTCGGTGCCCGACGGCCCGCCCGAGGCCCGACTCCTCCGCTTCCCCGACGTCCGGGGAGACGCCGTCGTCTTCGTTTACGCGGGGGACGTCTGGCGCGCACCCGTGTCCGGAGGCGCGGCGCACCGCCTCACCGCACATCCGGGCCTCGAGCTCTTCCCGAAGCTCTCCCACGACGGGAAGTGGATCGCCTTCTCCGCCGAGTACACGGGAACACGGCAGGTCTGGGTCATGCCGGCGTGGGGCGGTCCTCCGAAGCAGCTCACGTTCGCCACGGACGTCGGGCCGCTCCCCCCGCGCGGCGGTTGGGACAACTGGATCCTCGGCTGGACGAAGGACGGCGAGGTCCTCGTCCGGATGAACCGCGTTCCCTGGAACAACCGCATGGGGCGGTACTACCTCGTCGACCCGAAAGGGGGCCTCGAGACTCCTCTGGAGATTCCCGAGGGGGGCTCGGCCTCCTTCTCGCCCGACGGGACCAGGCTCGCCTACTGCCCCGTCGACCGGGAGTTCCGGACCTGGAAGCGAACGAAGGGGGGACGGGCGCAGGACGTCTGGACCTACGACTTCGCGGCGAAGAAATCCGAGCGGCTCACGACCTGGGAAGGGACCGACAACTTCCCGATGTGGTGGGGCGACGCCGTCTACTTCACCTCCGACCGCGAGAAGACCCTGAACCTCTGGCGTCACGACCTGAAGACGAGGGAGACGCGGAAACTGACGTCGTTCACGGAATTCGACGTCCTCTGGCCGAGCCTCGGCGACGGGAAGATCGTCTTCATGAACGGCGGGCTCCTCTTCACCCTCGACCTCGCGACGGAGAAAACCGCCCGCGTCCCGATCACCCTCGGCTCCGACCGCGCGGCCACGGTTCCTGCCTTCCGCGACGTGTCGCCGAACGTCGCCGGGACGGCCCTCTCGCCGAGCGGCGCGCGCGTCGTCCTCGACGCCCGCGGCGACCTCTACTCCGTCCCGGGCAAGGACGGCGCGACCCGCAATCTCACGGCGACGCCCTCCGTCCGGGAGAGGGACCCGGCCTGGTCGCGCGACGGGAAGTGGATCGCGTACCTCTCCGACGAGACCGGCGAGTACGAGATCTGGATCCGCCCGCAGGACGGGTCCGGCGCACCCCGCCGTCTCACGACCGACGGCGCGCCGTGGAAGTTCCGCCCCGTCTTCAGCCCGGACGGCACGAAGATCGCCTGGGGCGACCGGAGCCAGCGACTGCGCGTCGTCGACGTGGCGACCGCGAAGGTGACCGACGCGGACCGGAGCGGCTTCGAGGACATCGACGTCTACTCCTTCTCCCCCGACTCCCGCTGGCTCGTCTACGAGAAGAGCCACCCGACCCGCCTCCCGGGCCTCTGGGTCCACGCGCTCGAGTCGGGGAAGTCCTTCGCCCTCGGCGACGGCCTGACGGCCGACTTCTCGCCCGCCTTCTCTGCCGACGGCAAGTACCTGTTCTTCCTCTCCAACCGCGACTTCACGCCGGCGTTCAGCGCCTTCGAGTTCTCCTACGTCTACCCGAAGGCGACGCGCGTCTACGCGGCCGCCCTGGCCCCTTCCGTGCCGCACCTCTTCCCGCCGAAGAGCGACGAGGAGAAGGGGAAGGAGGAGGGTTCGGGCAAGGATGACCCGAAACCCGGCGCGCGGCAGGCGAAGGAGCACGGAAAGGACCGGGGAAAGCCCGAGAAAGCCGAGGCGAAGAAGACCGTGCCGACACGCGTCGAGATCGTCGCCGACGGCTTCGTCGCCCGGACGGTCGCCCTGCCGGGAGTGATACCCGACGAGATCCGCTCCCTCTCCGCATCCGCCGGCGCCGTCTTCTACCTTCGGGGCAAGGAGGGAGAAGAGGCTCTTTCCCGGTACGACCTGGAAGAGCGAAAAGAGGAGAAGGTCCTCGACTCCGTCGCCTCCTACACCCTCTCGGCCGACGGGAAGAAGCTCCTCTGGCACTCCGGCAAGGACCGTGGCATCTGCGAAGCCCGCGCAGGGCTCTCGTCCGGATCCGGAAAGCTCGACCTCTCCGGACTTCGCGTGAAGCTCGACCTCGGCACCGAATGGGCCCAGATCTGGACGGACGGGACCCGCATCGTCCGGGACTGGTTCTACGACCCCGGGCTCCACGGTGTCGACTGGCCGGTCCTCCTGGCCCGCTACGGAGCGCTCGTGCCGTACGTCGCGGACCGCGCCGACCTCGACTTCCTCCTCGGCGAGCTCGTCTCCGAGCTGGAGGCGGGCCACACGTACGTCTCTTCCGGAGACGACCCGAAGGTCGAGCGGGTGCCGGGAGGCTTCCTGGGTTGCGAGTTCGAGGCGGATCCGGCCGGGCGCTTCCGGATCTCGAGGGTCTTCCCGGGCGAGAACTGGGACGAGGCCTCCCGCTCGCCCCTCACCGAGCCGGGCGCGAACGTCGCCGAGGGGGAGTTCCTCCTCGCCATCGACGGGACCGACCTGACGACCGCGGACAACCCGTTTCGTCTCCTCGAAGGCAAGGCGAAGCGTGCCGTCACCCTCCTCGTGAGCCGGACGCCCACGCGCGAGGGCGCCCGGAGTGTCACCGTGAGGACCATTGCGAGCGAACAGGGGCTCCGCTACCTCGACTGGGTGAAGAGCCGGATGGCCCTCGTCGATCGCCTCTCCGGAGGCCGGGTCGGCTACATCCACCTTCCCGACACCGCTCTCGCCGGCAACCGGATGCTCCAGAAGCTCTTCTATTCACAGGCAGGCAAGCCGGCCCTCCTGATCGACGACCGCTACAACGGCGGCGGTTTCATTCCCGACCGCATGATCGAGATGCTCTCGAGGACGACGCTCGCCTTCTGGGCCCGCCGCGGCGTCGACGCCATGCGCACACCCGGGTTCGCGCACGACGGCCCGAAGGCAATGCTCATCAACGGCTATTCCGCCTCGGGCGGCGACGCCCTTCCGTACTTCTTCCGCAAGGAAGGACTCGGACTGCTCGTCGGAACGCGCACATGGGGCGGCCTGATCGGCCTCTCCGGCAACGCGAAGTTCGTGGACGGCGGCAGTGTCGACGTTCCGACCTTCCGCATCTACGACCACGATGGCAGGTGGGTCGTCGAGAACGAGGGCGTCGCTCCCGACGTCGAGGTCTTCGACACCGCCGAGAAGCGCCTGTCCGGCGGTGATCCGAGCCTCGAGAAGGGTGTGGAGATCCTCCTTGAGGCGCTGTCGAACCGGCCTGCCGAGCGGGTGAAGGCCCCCTCCCCTCCACGCGTCGCTCGCTGA
- a CDS encoding HAMP domain-containing protein, which yields MQRLRANSLAVRLTGTLVAALAALLLFSWFVALTLQKRFAETTARYSALALSETLTGGLHGMMLANDRAALDSSVRSIAERSPNIRVRVFNKEGMIVYSSIPTEAGQRVDTTSEACFKCHAAGQPIAKLPPGDRTRTFILDGIPTLGVIRPIENEPSCSTAACHAHPPAKRLLGVVDVSIQLVKQDEVRRQTTALMAATGVATLLLVAAVVILVVRRNVHRPVRSLAETLGALGGGDYSARYEDESIAEFSFLGHHVNRMAGDLQKANAELVDWAQTLERRVEEKTGELKTAQAQMIRVERMASLGKLAAVVAHEINNPLASVVTYSRLLLRRVAKGGGPKPGDDTEKILEAIASESARCGEIVSNLLLFARRTGSRMEPTDVNKLVDRSLFLLKHKMDLAQVHPQLHLDTTLPGVLCDPSHIEQAILALAINGIEAMPDGGTLAIRTSPHGPSGARIEISDTGVGMDDEVKRQIFEPFFTTKGDGDGKGLGLGLAVVYGIVQRHGGAIDVESAPGSGTRFVLTLPGTSAPGEES from the coding sequence ATGCAGCGACTCAGGGCCAACTCCCTCGCGGTGCGGCTGACGGGGACCCTCGTCGCCGCTCTCGCCGCCCTTCTCCTCTTCTCCTGGTTCGTCGCGCTCACGCTTCAGAAGCGGTTCGCCGAGACGACCGCCCGCTACAGCGCCCTCGCCCTGTCGGAGACCCTCACCGGCGGACTGCACGGGATGATGCTCGCCAACGACCGGGCCGCGCTCGACAGCTCGGTGCGGTCGATCGCAGAACGCTCGCCGAACATCCGCGTCCGGGTCTTCAACAAGGAAGGGATGATCGTCTACTCCTCCATCCCGACCGAAGCCGGGCAGCGGGTCGACACGACGTCCGAGGCCTGCTTCAAGTGCCATGCCGCGGGACAGCCCATCGCGAAGCTGCCGCCCGGAGACCGGACGCGCACGTTCATCCTCGACGGCATCCCGACCCTCGGCGTCATCCGCCCCATCGAGAACGAGCCGTCCTGCTCGACGGCCGCCTGCCACGCCCACCCGCCCGCCAAGCGCCTCCTCGGCGTCGTCGACGTCTCCATCCAGCTCGTCAAGCAGGACGAGGTCCGTCGCCAGACGACGGCGCTCATGGCCGCGACCGGCGTCGCGACGCTCCTCCTCGTCGCCGCCGTCGTCATCCTCGTCGTGAGGCGGAACGTCCACCGCCCCGTCCGGAGCCTCGCCGAGACGCTCGGCGCCCTGGGAGGCGGCGACTACTCGGCCCGGTACGAGGACGAGTCGATTGCGGAGTTCTCCTTCCTCGGCCACCACGTCAACCGGATGGCGGGCGACCTGCAGAAGGCGAACGCCGAGCTCGTCGACTGGGCCCAGACGCTCGAGCGCCGGGTCGAGGAGAAGACCGGCGAGCTGAAGACGGCGCAGGCCCAGATGATCCGGGTCGAGCGGATGGCCTCCCTCGGAAAGCTCGCCGCCGTCGTCGCCCACGAGATCAACAACCCCCTCGCGAGCGTCGTCACCTACTCGCGCCTCCTCCTGCGGCGTGTCGCCAAGGGCGGGGGCCCGAAGCCGGGCGACGACACCGAGAAGATCCTCGAGGCGATCGCCTCCGAGTCGGCCCGCTGCGGGGAGATCGTCTCGAACCTCCTCCTCTTCGCGCGCCGCACCGGTTCGCGCATGGAGCCGACCGACGTGAACAAGCTCGTCGACCGGTCCCTGTTCCTCCTCAAGCACAAGATGGACCTCGCCCAGGTCCACCCGCAGCTGCACCTCGACACCACGCTCCCCGGCGTCCTCTGCGACCCGTCGCACATCGAGCAGGCGATTCTCGCCCTCGCCATCAACGGCATCGAGGCGATGCCGGACGGCGGCACGCTCGCGATCCGCACCTCCCCACACGGTCCGTCCGGGGCGCGGATCGAGATCTCGGATACGGGTGTCGGCATGGACGACGAGGTCAAGCGACAGATCTTCGAGCCCTTCTTCACGACGAAGGGGGACGGCGACGGCAAGGGCCTCGGCCTCGGCCTCGCCGTCGTCTACGGCATCGTCCAGCGCCACGGCGGCGCGATCGACGTCGAGAGCGCCCCCGGAAGCGGGACCCGCTTCGTCCTCACCCTGCCGGGGACCTCCGCCCCGGGAGAGGAGTCCTGA
- the hybB gene encoding Ni/Fe-hydrogenase cytochrome b subunit translates to MPKFEVPRFTFWRGVLLVILALGTYSTVVRVFQGLAGSTNLSDSFPWGIWIGFDILCGVALAAGGFTISATVYIFNLEKFRPIVRPAILTAFLGYVLVIVALLYDLGRPWNVWHPLVMWNPHSVMFEVGWCVTLYTTVLALEFSPIVLERFKMTKTLHVMHFIMPLLVVLGVLLSTLHQSSLGSFYLIVPTKLHALWYSPLIPLYFFLTALTLGCAMTIVESFLSHRAFGKQLEMELLVPLGRVALLILALTSVIRFADFRHRGILGLPFQATYESRLWLAEMLIGVLAPGVLLAIPKVRKHTTGLFLAALLIVMGVVMNRLNVSITGMERSSGQIYVPAFTEIAVTLSVVGVGFLIFALAVKFLPVFPEHEMKEARPIVVPAGGNVSGQPIRSLPVPALVVVALAFFGAVALGADGVRRREVDPGPPAPSATKPELAAALASFTPPAEIVFPQAPDSPGPASFRHASHVDASAPDCLSCHGNTYSFLGRKEAPPAGQMHDTKHCGGCHDGTSAFAIEADCSPCHKAE, encoded by the coding sequence ATGCCCAAGTTCGAGGTACCCCGGTTCACGTTCTGGCGAGGCGTCCTTCTCGTCATCCTCGCCCTCGGGACCTACTCCACCGTCGTCCGCGTCTTCCAGGGCCTCGCCGGCTCCACGAACCTCTCCGATTCCTTCCCCTGGGGAATCTGGATCGGCTTCGACATCCTCTGCGGCGTCGCCCTCGCCGCCGGCGGCTTCACGATCAGCGCGACGGTCTACATCTTCAATCTCGAGAAGTTCCGGCCGATCGTCCGCCCGGCCATCCTGACCGCGTTCCTCGGCTACGTCCTCGTCATCGTCGCGCTCCTGTACGACCTCGGGCGCCCCTGGAACGTCTGGCACCCGCTCGTCATGTGGAACCCGCACTCGGTCATGTTCGAGGTCGGCTGGTGCGTCACGCTCTACACGACGGTCCTCGCGCTCGAGTTCAGCCCGATCGTCCTCGAGCGCTTCAAGATGACGAAGACGCTGCACGTGATGCACTTCATCATGCCGCTTCTCGTCGTCCTCGGAGTCCTCCTCTCGACGCTGCACCAGTCCTCGCTCGGGTCCTTCTACCTGATCGTCCCGACGAAGCTCCACGCGCTCTGGTACTCGCCGCTCATCCCGCTCTACTTCTTCCTCACGGCGCTCACCCTCGGCTGCGCGATGACGATCGTCGAGTCCTTCCTCTCCCACCGCGCCTTCGGCAAGCAGCTCGAGATGGAGCTCCTCGTCCCTCTCGGGCGCGTGGCGCTCCTCATCCTCGCCCTCACGTCGGTGATCCGCTTCGCGGACTTCCGGCACCGCGGCATCCTCGGGCTCCCCTTCCAGGCGACCTACGAGTCGCGGCTCTGGCTCGCCGAGATGCTCATCGGCGTCCTGGCACCCGGCGTGCTGCTCGCCATCCCGAAGGTCCGCAAGCACACGACGGGCCTCTTCCTGGCGGCGCTCCTCATCGTCATGGGCGTCGTCATGAACCGCCTGAACGTCTCCATCACCGGCATGGAGCGCTCTTCCGGCCAGATCTACGTTCCCGCCTTCACCGAGATCGCCGTCACGCTCTCCGTCGTCGGCGTCGGGTTCCTCATCTTCGCCCTCGCCGTGAAGTTCCTCCCGGTCTTCCCGGAGCACGAGATGAAGGAGGCGCGCCCGATCGTCGTCCCCGCAGGCGGAAACGTCTCCGGCCAGCCGATCCGCTCGCTCCCCGTCCCGGCCCTCGTCGTCGTCGCCCTCGCCTTCTTCGGCGCCGTCGCGCTCGGGGCCGACGGCGTCCGCCGCCGCGAGGTCGACCCTGGACCGCCCGCTCCTTCCGCCACGAAGCCCGAGCTGGCGGCTGCGCTCGCGAGCTTCACGCCGCCGGCCGAGATCGTCTTCCCGCAGGCGCCCGACAGCCCGGGCCCCGCCTCTTTCCGTCACGCCTCGCACGTCGACGCCTCCGCGCCCGACTGCCTCTCCTGCCACGGGAACACCTACTCCTTCCTGGGCCGCAAGGAAGCCCCTCCCGCCGGGCAGATGCACGACACGAAGCACTGCGGCGGCTGCCACGACGGCACGTCGGCGTTCGCCATCGAAGCCGACTGCTCGCCCTGCCACAAGGCCGAGTAG
- a CDS encoding SDR family NAD(P)-dependent oxidoreductase, with protein MSGFLAGLLDAVLDASVVLSFDRNGYRRHARRFDPRDLEVDLAGKAALVTGANSGLGRAAARGLARLGARVVMLCRDEARGREALAEISRETGNRALEVVRLDVSDLGDVRRVAESLGSGPVDVLVHNAGVLPDRRASTPEGLELTLATNLVGPFLLTGLLRPALERTGGRVVHVSSGGMYAQRLDVAELFRGGPEPFDGVVQYARTKRALVVLNELLAERLSGSGVTFSAMHPGWADTPAVRTSLPRFHAVTKGILRSPEEGADTVVWLAASAAAAGRSGLFWFDRAPAATTPVPGTRESLEERGKLWTALVEAAGLDPATSPREGARGRKRRTRGS; from the coding sequence GTGAGCGGTTTCCTCGCCGGCCTCCTCGACGCGGTTCTCGACGCTTCGGTCGTCCTCTCCTTCGACCGGAACGGCTACCGGCGTCACGCCCGCCGGTTCGACCCGCGGGACCTCGAGGTCGACCTCGCCGGGAAGGCGGCTCTCGTGACCGGGGCGAACTCCGGCCTCGGGAGGGCGGCGGCACGGGGCCTGGCGCGCCTCGGCGCGCGCGTCGTGATGCTTTGCCGGGACGAGGCTCGCGGGCGCGAGGCACTGGCGGAGATCTCGCGGGAGACGGGGAACCGCGCGCTCGAGGTCGTCCGCCTCGACGTCTCCGACCTCGGCGACGTCCGCCGGGTCGCGGAGAGCCTCGGAAGCGGGCCCGTCGACGTCCTCGTCCACAACGCCGGAGTCCTGCCGGACCGGCGCGCCTCGACCCCGGAAGGCCTGGAGCTGACGCTCGCGACGAACCTCGTCGGGCCGTTCCTCCTGACGGGTCTCCTCCGGCCGGCCCTCGAGCGGACCGGAGGGCGCGTCGTCCACGTCTCCTCGGGCGGCATGTACGCGCAGCGCCTCGACGTGGCGGAGCTTTTCCGCGGCGGGCCGGAGCCCTTCGACGGCGTCGTCCAGTACGCGCGGACCAAGCGCGCGCTCGTCGTCCTGAACGAGCTCCTCGCCGAACGGCTCTCCGGCAGCGGCGTGACGTTCTCGGCGATGCATCCCGGGTGGGCCGACACGCCGGCCGTGAGGACCTCTCTTCCACGCTTCCACGCGGTCACGAAGGGAATCCTCCGCAGCCCCGAGGAGGGAGCCGACACGGTCGTCTGGCTCGCCGCGAGCGCGGCCGCCGCGGGCCGGAGCGGGCTCTTCTGGTTCGACCGGGCACCGGCTGCGACGACGCCCGTCCCGGGGACCCGGGAGAGCCTGGAGGAGCGTGGGAAGCTCTGGACGGCCCTCGTCGAGGCCGCAGGGCTCGACCCGGCTACCTCCCCCCGGGAAGGCGCGCGAGGCAGGAAGCGCAGAACTCGGGGTTCTTGA
- a CDS encoding peptidase M54, producing MKVRLLHTADVSPGHVRSAFSGLAPPLVPGEALVFRDSLAACYDRSRAQYDAFSVLETVPTPEPGWLNLLLLGGDLFVPALTYVFGLSHLDGGRGILSLARLRPPEENALTEEILLHRLRVEVAHELGHAAGLVHCVVNDCAMHRSLWPESVDLKNPEFCASCLARLPGGR from the coding sequence GTGAAGGTCCGGCTCCTCCACACCGCCGACGTCTCGCCCGGCCACGTGAGGAGCGCCTTCAGCGGCCTGGCGCCGCCTCTCGTGCCGGGTGAGGCGCTGGTCTTCCGCGACTCGCTCGCCGCCTGCTACGACCGCTCGCGGGCGCAGTACGACGCCTTCAGCGTCCTCGAGACCGTCCCCACGCCCGAGCCGGGGTGGCTGAACCTCCTCCTCCTCGGCGGCGACCTCTTCGTTCCGGCCCTCACCTACGTCTTCGGCCTCTCGCACCTCGACGGCGGCCGGGGCATCCTCTCCCTCGCCCGCCTCAGGCCGCCGGAGGAGAACGCGCTGACCGAGGAGATCCTGCTGCACCGTCTTCGCGTGGAGGTCGCGCACGAGCTCGGCCACGCGGCCGGCCTCGTCCACTGCGTCGTGAACGACTGCGCGATGCACCGCTCGCTCTGGCCGGAGAGCGTCGACCTCAAGAACCCCGAGTTCTGCGCTTCCTGCCTCGCGCGCCTTCCCGGGGGGAGGTAG
- a CDS encoding 4Fe-4S dicluster domain-containing protein → MLKPQTKGLLLDTTRCIGCGACALACKERNKLPKTSDDVLKDELSDKTYSVVKQVGPRYVRRMCMHCVTPSCASACPVAALEKSAAGPVIYHESKCMGCRYCMIACPFGIPKYEWEKKAPLVRKCDLCADRLEKGLKTGCATACPTGATSFGDRDALIAEAKERFRANPGRYNEHIYGIEEVGGTSVLIISDGKAEELGYPAGLDGTAPAFLTWRVLNIIPDIVMTSAVLLGGIYWIRNRRDEVEAAEGSHHETPKEH, encoded by the coding sequence ATGTTGAAGCCGCAGACCAAGGGACTGCTTCTCGACACGACTCGCTGCATCGGTTGTGGTGCCTGCGCGCTGGCGTGCAAGGAACGCAACAAGCTACCGAAAACATCCGACGACGTCCTGAAGGACGAGCTCTCCGACAAGACCTACTCCGTCGTGAAGCAGGTCGGTCCGCGCTACGTCCGGCGGATGTGCATGCACTGCGTCACGCCGTCGTGCGCGTCGGCCTGTCCGGTCGCCGCGCTCGAGAAGTCGGCTGCGGGGCCGGTCATCTACCACGAGTCGAAGTGCATGGGCTGCCGCTACTGCATGATCGCCTGCCCGTTCGGCATCCCGAAGTACGAGTGGGAGAAGAAGGCTCCCCTCGTCCGGAAGTGCGACCTCTGCGCCGACCGGCTCGAGAAGGGGCTGAAGACGGGCTGCGCCACGGCCTGCCCCACCGGCGCCACGTCCTTCGGCGACAGGGACGCCCTCATCGCCGAGGCGAAAGAGCGCTTCCGCGCGAACCCGGGCCGCTACAACGAACACATCTACGGCATCGAGGAGGTTGGCGGGACCTCGGTTCTGATCATCTCCGACGGCAAGGCCGAGGAGCTCGGCTACCCGGCCGGCCTCGACGGCACGGCGCCCGCGTTCCTGACCTGGCGCGTCCTGAACATCATCCCCGACATCGTCATGACCAGCGCCGTCCTCCTCGGCGGCATCTACTGGATCCGAAACCGCCGCGACGAGGTCGAGGCGGCCGAGGGTTCCCACCACGAGACGCCGAAGGAGCACTGA